The genomic region taagggaAACCTATCCCATGTTCTGGCAGATGTGTTGTTGTTTATCATACTTTGTCAACAAGTGCACGGAAGTCGTGTGCACAACATCTGTAAAGCTCTTGAGTCTATCTACCAGAAATGGGTGTGCCTGTCTGtcataatatgaaataaaaacatcttcTGGGCGAAAAAGAAGGAGAGGAATGTTAAGtatgcttttgttttgaaaagcaGCAGTCAGGCCCGAGCATCTCAAGAGGAGGCAGAACAGAGGAAGATGAGCATGCATGGTGCCAGTGGAGGCTGTGACCGCTCACGTGACCGCCGCCGCTCCAGCGATCGCTCCAGGGACTCCTCACACGAGAGAGAAGGCCAGCTCACCCCCTGCATTCGCAACGTCACCTCACCCACCCGCCAACACAACAGTGGTGAGTGTGCATGGAAAGAATAGATGGCTTATATGGATATCATGTTAGAGGTCCACAGCTCTTGGCAGCTACTGTTGAGAACAGCTGACTGCATTTATTAACCTGCAGCTCAGACATGATTTATATCTCTAATGTTTCTGGCTGTGAATGGATCAAGTTAGCAGTATTacacctgtttttgttttagacCAAGACTGCTTATAGTCTGATTGCTTGTAtacaagtagggctgcacagttAATCGctttgtggtgctgcagagatgtcccgaACAGATCGTATCTTAcagactaaaaaaaaatctttgtttggtacagatcctcgcaaaaatcacactataatcttttttttttaaatgtcaatgaaaatgagaataatgatataaaaatgatcattccctccaatatcgtgaatcatatcgcagttgcaatatcagtcaaaataatcacaattagaatttttcctcatatcgtgcagctctAGATACAAGACATATGTTCTGAGTTGGGTCCATTTTAGTCTGGTTGTTTTAGATCAGATATTACTAGCAGTGGACCACTACTGAAATCCATGCCAaaggctcgatggtgttttaagcccccactgTCGAcgtcaaggcagcgctgcgactgtcgacttcaaggcacctaacccttgCCTAACCCTAGTGCTTTCCatgcagcactgcctggaagacaatgttgggggcttaaagtGCCAAACACCATGCCAAAGATGGTCACAAACCTGATTTCTCACGAATGCATAAATAAGAATTGAACAAATACTAAAACATCCCAATCAAGTTGCAAAAGGAgaacgttgggggcaaaaaacaccaaagaccgaaAATGTATGTCAATAATTATGTTGTTAAATGTTTCTGATGGGATCTTTGCTTGGTTTGTGTCTTTAATTAAAAGGGAAAATAGTCCTTTGTTCTGTAATGTACTCATtgttctgcctgtctgtgtgtagacCGTGAACGAGATGGTGGCCCATCATCGAGGCCCAGTAGCCCACGGCCTCAGAGAGTCTCTCCCAGCGGCTCCAGCAGCAGCGGGGTGGTGAGCAGTCGCAACAGCAGTCTGTCAAGTATTGAAGGCACCTTCAAGAGCTTGGGAGTTGGAGACATGGTTTTTGTCTATGAGAATCCCAAGGAGGGAGCAGCAGGTGCCACTGTGGGAAATCGAAACATTCGGACCTCAGAAAGAGTCACTCTAATCGTTGACAACACACGCTTTGTAGTAGATCCTTCCATCTTCACTGCACAACCCAATACCATGTTGGGCAGGTAGAGTATACTTTGACCGTCATTATTATCTGTCATTATTTGTTATTGCCACAATAACTGAAAGTATTTTACTAATCAGCAGCAATGTATGTACTCAATGTATATGCATATAAATGTAGGCATAAAAATGCTATGGAAATTTTGGATTTCCATTGTCTGTAGTTCAGAAAATAAACCACAGTGTCTTGATTTTAGAATGTTTGGATCTGGAAGAGAACATAATTTCACACGACCCAACGAGAAGGGAGAGTACGAGGTGGCTGAGGGCATTAGCTCAACCGTTTTCCGAGCAATTCTGGtcagtctctctcttttctttttttcaatgatGTATCAATGATGGTAGACTAAAAATTAGAAACACCTCACACTATAACACAATACAGTTCAACAGTATCACAAACTACAGCcttcaaaaaaacaataaaactaaAGCTACACCCCTCTAAGATagtgtcaacaaaaactgaacattatactGTAACACTCATGAAGGTGGGATTTATAGCAGGGCTGTTGTACGTTGCCTGCATGACATTAAGCTAGGTGCATCTAAGAAACTTGCGACTGATTGTATATGTTCAAACTATTATCAGACTAATTGCAGGAAAGTTATATTTACTTTGTGATACAGTGAGGCTACATTTGCTGAGTTTTGAGCTAAAAAcgatctccgtgcacacaggtgtttttagctccagtagaagaactaaccTTGGTTAAACTAACAAGCCCAAACCGCATATCTCATGAACATTCTCGTATACTGACGGGCATGCACGTGCCagggtaaacaggaggcagcatgtatactcccgttgctggtagttgtcatggtaacgttagtagcttagtctcagacAACAAGATGTCATGACTGATAAGACCCAATTAGGTGGCGAAACATTGGCGTCAGTGTttccgtttgcggccgttgagactgcaacgcAACCCcggagattccaaaccaaaacttttaaaatttctccggtttaggggctccgaaacgccagagcagtgtgaatgtgaggtgtaaacgtagcaataGCTAttcgtttttaaaccaaaacgtagcagtgtaaatgtagcctgagtgAGTGACACACTTATTACTGGAAAAGATGCTTCTGGTGACTTCTTAGGAAAGATGAGGTAGATGATGATTAGATAGGTAGGACTTTGTTGTCAGATTCCTCTGAAATTTGTCTTGCATCACAGACCAACTCTATTTGACATtcataaagggaaaaaaatacattaaactaTAGTACAATATGACAAATAGACAGCTGCACGCATTTGATTTAATTGCTTGACAGTTAGTATCACGCATACATACAACATATTAACAGTCTTAAAGCAATTAACACGTACATCTCATTTCCTGGCTAACTGCATGTTGCCCTCGGCCTAGTCAGAACCCATCTTGATACGGTTTGACCGATTGAGTATAAATGAGTTCAGTAACCTGTAAAGTCTAACTTGTGGAGCTCTAAAATTTTCTATCAGATGGCAAAATGCTTTGGCAAAGTAAGATGCTGTTACAGAAGTTTCGAAACCAGATAATTTATATCATAATATgtcttttatatttatatatatatatatataatatagtttGCAATAGATTATCAGTGTGTTTTCTTGCAAGATTTTGTTGTGGCTCGCAGAAAAAAATACACCAGGCACTGAAACAATCGCTCCAGAATGTGAGCTGTGGTGCAGTATATGCTGTATGAAAGGCACAGTTGCTTAACAGCTTAACAGCATTTCCCGGCCGTTCGCGGTGCTTCAGCCGCTGGTGAAAGAGAAactcaaaataacaaaaagtaGTAGGCTTACACGATACAACGATGGAACTTAAGTTTCACTTTCGGTTTCCGGTGGAGATATTAACATCTGTGCACTGCAGAGAGCAGAGAGTGAAGTaaaacagtgaagttgtgaggtggtagtaaatgtagtgTCCACGAATAAATGCTGCAGTTCATCAATACCAACATTTAAAGCTGAGGTTCATAATTGTCATGGGGTGAAGCCTAGGTCTTGTCTGTTTAACAAAGTAACATTAATTAGAGAATAACACTTGGATGAGTACTCCAGAACAATAACTTGTTTAAAATAGCATGATTCCATGTGCTCAATTATTTGTCTGAAATGTAATCTTTACCATGTCATGTGATATGCTACTTCAGTTTACCACAAACAAATATTACTGGGACCACTACAGATGAACACTTAatatctactgtatattcacATCATAGACACCACTGCTGACTATCCCTGTAACAATGTGGCCACGCCATATTCTAGGTTTTGGGTTACCTGGTCTTGTTTTTTGAAAGCTTGTGTTTAGATTTGGGCACTTGattattttgtgtgtattttatattatgaGTTAATGGATTAACACAGTGTTTAAAATGACTGCCTTCTATGTGATTTTTGTCTAATTGACAGGATTACTACAAATCTGGGATAATCCGCTGTCCTGATGGAATTTCCATCCCTGAGTTGCGGGAGGCGTGTGACTATCTATGCATCTCCTTTGACTACAGCACCATCAAATGCAGAGACCTTAGTGAGTATTTTCTCTGGGGGACTGAAGCTGTTCGTGTTAACCATTAACGGTGGCAGTTTGAGTCAGCTTCAAGAGACACTGCATGGCTGCCCTTTTTAGTTGTCTCATTCACCGTCTACAGTCTTacaaaaaaagtgcaaaatgaCAAATGTATTCTATCATCTATTCTATCTATCACGTAGCAAGGTTTTTATTAATGGTCTCTAAGGGTTTAGACAAGTTTAACCCATGGCGGAGAGTTCTGAGAGCCAGTTTGAATTGGGTAACACTTCCTAAACAATCTCCTTTATTATCAGGTGCCCTGATGCATGAGCTGTCTAATGATGGAGCTCGGCGGCAATTTGAGTTTTACTTGGAGGAAATGGTTCTGCCTTTGATGGTGGCCAGTGCCCAGAGCGGAGAGCGGGAATGTCACATTGTAGTCCTTACTGATGATGATGTGGTTGACTGGGACGAAGAATATCCACCACAAATGGGAGAAGAGTATTCACAGAGTGAGTACACACTAATacaaaagacagacacacaggtctgcacataatatacaaaagACAGATATGTGATTAAGAAATGTTGTTTTGGTTCTTCTCTTTGCAGTCATCTACAGCACAAAACTGTACAGATTTTTCAAGTATATTGAGAACCGTGATGTTGCCAAATCAGTTTTAAAGGAGAGAGGATTAAAGAAAATAAGACTGGGCATTGAAGGTAAGTTGAACTCTCTAATGGTAAAACGCGATGATTTAAATCTGCTTCATCTAGCCAATTTTTAAAGATCCGTTAAGGGAAACAAGGTTAAAGTGTCCAAAGTTATGACCTGGTTAAAAAGTGAATTTTCTTTGGTTTGGGGTTGGATGTGTTTGTTGTCTACTGGATACCAGAACAGTATCTTGTCTTATCTGGGTATTTTACCGACTTGAAACTAGATTCAAAATAAATCTAGCCTTCAAAACCCAACCCTGGTCGTAGtggacatacatatatatattaggggtgcacgatattgaaaaaaatgtgatattgcgatatcgataatgaatattgcgatatcgatattaatttcgatatttttaaacatatgtaaaattaccaaagttatgggaaaacgcatcaaaatagatttataacaaataaaagttttcttacaacacaaggtttatttcaactgacggtcatattggactggtccaacatgtgtctacagaacaggacatgttttactgcttggacagtatgaaataaataaataaagagcatgtctatagaacaggacatgttgtactggttgtatatacacgactacagtataaaaaaacaatgcaatgcacatctgttggcttaaagccAAAGTATTTGCAAGCTACCAAGGAGGAGGCATTACCCTACATTAGTTACAAGAGacagctaccattcattttcaatgggagtggccgtttggccgcgagcgactgccaatcagagtgaaggcagcgtgacgtatgacagtggctcaagtcgaagaaaataattcaagatggcggaaaacgcttcaggacatcgtatttatgtatatatctgatatgtttggcatttaatctcatattgtgttacttttatcgagaaataaatacttttaaatccaaaaacatcgtgcttgtgacttaacaatacctctgaagtaacttttaaCACGTAGtttaaggtagcaccggagaatttctgtttactgttgccaagcaaccggGGGTAGGCTAGGCAGGTTTCCTttcaatctctgttatttcGTCGTCTACCagattttcttacttttgtgttctttttgctccattcttcgctctctctttaggtcctttcttttctttcgcttcgttttatggttctgcggaggctccattCAGCTGATGTTTATACGTGGTCTggtctggtgtgtgcgtcgagcatgtgggtgtgtgtggtagagcgaggtacaagtgagagagtgacggcgagtagtgactctagagtcctagtgagagaaacaaagtgtctcccctgttctttctgaccacggtgggaaatctggagcaggagaagttaactctctccttgatttcatgttgtttctagagaaggagaaccaggaaatgagtcgggggaatacaacgctaccaagtgatgtgtatttttcgagaggtacatcaaagagtatagacgtaacaagaggagaaactcaatggtACTGCAGCTctgccatcttggactgaatgtgACACAACTTTCCATTGAGTTTCAcctcttgttgcttctatactctttgggtacatgtcgggcgggatgcaacgcaaacaaaatatcgcGTAATTATCGCAAGACTTTCGCTATAATATCGTGCAACGTGATATCgagataacgatattgagttgatatattgtgcaccctatatatatatatatatatatatatatatatatatatatatatatatatatatgtgtatatatgtgtgtgtgtgtgtgtgtgtgtgtgtatatatatatatatatatatatatatatatatatatatatatatatatatatatgtgtgtatatatgtgtatatatatatatatatatatatatgtgtatatatatatatatatatatatgtatatatatatatatatatatatatatatatatatatatatatatatatatatatatatatatatatatgtatatatatatgtatatatatatatatgtgtatatatgtatatatatatgtgtatatatgtatatatgtatatatatatatgtatgtatatatatatatatatgtatatgtgtatatatatatatatatatatatatatatatatatatatatatatgtatatgtgtgtatgtatgtatgtatgtatgtgtgtgtgtatatatatatatctcagaaTTACTTCTAAGCACTAAAACATTATTAGTGTGTTGAGCACTTCACCTCCTGGTTGATTGGCGCTTGTAAGAAATTATAGGTTAGGGGCAGAATCGCAATGGAATAAATGAGGAGATTTAATTTGATTGTTTCTTATGAATTGGTGACTTCCctgtcttttaattttattcatgcttattcatttcatttgtgtttttcttatcATTCTGACTTGGGTAGCTTACTGTGTCTGGATAGGCTGTGGCTCCCTCTGTTGGGATGTAGTTGATGTGctggttgtgtagtatttgtaGTAGTTTGAGATTGCCTGAAAAACACGCTGAAGAAGGGCGTCTTGCCCGAAACACCCGTGTGGCAATAAAAAGTATTAATTGGAGTGCTGTCCAAATTACCTGTATATATGATTAGCTCTTGTCCCATCATTTTGGTGTTGTTGTATTCTAGGTGAACAGGACTAGGAAAAACTGATCTAATAATTGTCCACACTGTCTTTGGCAGGCTACCCTACATATAAAGAGAAAGTCAAAAAACGACCAGGAGGTCGTCCAGAGGTAATTTACAACTATGTCCAGAGGCCCTTTATCCGCATGTCCTGGGAGAAAGAAGAGGGTAAAAGCCGCCATGTGGACTTCCAGTGTGTCAAGTCCAAGTCCATCACTAacctggcagcagcagcagcagacatcCCCCAGGACCAGCTGGTGATGCACCCTGGCCCTCAAGTGGATGAACTGGACATCCTACCTAATCACCCACCTAGTGCGAATCACTACAGCAACAACTACAGCAACGAGCCTGACCCTGATGCACCTTCACCTGCTGTCTGAGGACACACCGGTCCTCTTTCAATGCCTCTGCCCCTCTCCTATTCCTCTAGTCCTTCTCCCAGCATGCTGCAGCAAGGAGCGCCAGGGGCACCATAACCATATTGCCTTGACACCTCCATTGCAGCCTTAGAGCCTCAAGAACCTGGTTGACTGTAGAAAAAGGAACACGAGGGACTTAAGACTGTTGAAAGGAAGAGTTaactattatttttgtttttgttttttacttgacCAAAggaatttatttttctgtttgaaaaaaaaaaaaatctgtaaaacacttattattaacattattatttaCAATGTTATTGTACCTTAACTTGATGGGTTTGGCTGAGCACTCTTGTGGTGTCACTGTTTTCTCACAGGGTTTTATTTCACTGATAATATTGATTTTGATTCTCTTGGGTGGCCTAACTACTACACATAGTTTGGGGAAAATGTGATTTTCATGGAGAAAATCAGTTATCACAGCATAATGTCATGATCTCCAGTTGAACTCCTCTCGGATGTCTTTTAATCTTGTAATTGGGTATGTAGTCATTGGCTGGATCTGATAGGTGATGTTATGCTCCTCCCACAGCCAGGATATTAAGCAGAGCACAGGCTGTTGTGgtcagaattttttttgtgcaaagcttgaaattgttgttaaaaaataaaacgtaAAATCATCAAATAAATACATCAAAATAACATTATTGTATTCAATCCTTAATTGTAAAACCTGTTAATAGTTTAGGACCTGTCAAAGGAGTGATCACGCTAATGTGATGAATAAGAAGGGAAGTGGGTGAACAGTCTAGTAGTCTAGAGGGACATCTTACACAGAATGGATCACAAGCAGGCTTGGGGAGCAATGGATTACATGGAACGTTGTTAATGTAATTAGGATACAAAAAAAGGCAAATGTATGCCGGTAAAGGTACAGAAAACAAAGAATCATAGTATCAGATTACAAATATATTTcgtaaaaatgtacatacatTAATGGTCCCCTGAGGAGGAAGGTCAAGTACAACTGCACAGAGCTGCCAGCATGGCTGTAGAGTCTTGGTAAACTACAATATCTACAAAAATACAATGTAAACGTACaacacataaaataataaaactaaataaTCCCATGTTATTTATGTTATTCCCAATCTAATAAtgcttaataaaatatattacattAAATATAACACCAGAAACAATAAATATAGAAAGAATGTCATACAACAGGAAGGTACAACATGGTATATTATAAGCCAGAAAAGGTAAGTTTTACTTACACTACTACAGTATTGGTAGACACAATGTACTCCACTTCTTTGGTCCAAGGCTTCTTCAAACCGTACCAGCGGCTTCTCAGTGTGATGAATGAGCCATcttttatttttcaacctgTAGCAGTTTGTATTGATCTTCTCTGTTTGCAGCACTTACAATGGACATGGACAGAGGGGGACAAGCACAGGTAATGGATTAAGTGTCCAGAGGTAAGATGAACTACAACATTATTTTCACCCATTGCAGCAGAGCACTGTAATTCCACCAGAGCAGATCAGACTGCCACACATTAATCACTGTAATCACTGTACATGGACAGCAGTCCTTGTCTTTGAGAGAGCCttgtgtactgtacatgtgagCAATAATAGTTAATCAAGTGTTGTCCCTTCTGTAAGATGCATACCTTGCCTGTGACATTCTGCTAAATGAGCAATATCATCTTCATGAAAGTATTTGTAAAATGTAGTTCCCAGCAGCTCTTGATGTAAATAACCAAAATGGCAGAGGCCCTTTAAAAGATAGAAAAGAGTATTATTTACTTTGTCTTTCAATATATGTTAGTGGTGTTGGATAATTTAACGATTAGGAAGAGAAATCCAAGCATTACTATCTGAAGCATGATTGATAAGAGGTGTGTAGGCGTTACATAAACATTAAAAGTCAGACTTTGTGGTAAAACTCACCTTTGATCTACAAAGACAAACTTCCTGTCAATGGTATGACGTGAAACAAACTCCACAGGCTTGACCTTGCTGGGATTCTGCGGCGGCTGAGAAACAGTGTGAGGATGCAACCGACCAATAGCCACCAGACAGCCCAAGATACATCCATCATTGTCCAGCTCATTATTTTCATCCAGATTTACCTCAGTGGGGGGCCAACTATTTAAGTTGCCAGTGCTGTGAATGGTGCAGAAGCCTTTACAATCTGCTGTGGATAAAGAAACATTGTTCAGGTGTATTCTAAAATGATAAGCAACACTGATGTATGAGCATTAGACTTGATAAATCAACAGAACACAAAATATTGGTTCAATGGATACTGTGGGCACTAAGCATAATTCTTTTTCCAGCAGCTGGAGAAAAAATCTTCATCTTCCATGTTTCGGTTGCACTTATCCTGCAGAAAAATGAGCGTCTCATCCCAGAACAGTCATAAAGAACTTGGATTAATATCTGTCTTCACGAAAAGACCACCTGGAAATaaagaattttaaaaatgtaacagcGGAACTAGATAACAGTGTAATTTATTGTACTATAAGACATCAAATACATACCTACTAGTACCAAAATATAGGCATAGGGGAAAAGACTAGATTTTGAATTTAAGGTAAATAATGATGTAAGTTGTTTGGATGAATTATCCTGCGTTTGTTTGCATAAATATTAACTGAAATTATCTAAGGTGCTCTTGCTATTATTGTGGATTACTTTTTGCATTGGTGAATCCCTCTTGTGGTGCGGTTATTGCTGAGGATATCTGCTCCTTGACTGTGGAAATGTCTTTAGGATGCAGGTAATCAAACAGGCTCTGACCCATCAGGTCATTCTCGAGACAAACAGATGAAATGCAGAAGGAGTGAGGGCCATATTACACAAACAGTATCCACAGTATGCCATTCAGTCTCAAAATATACACTTAGTAAAGTCAAAATTCTAGCAGACTGAAGTAAGATTACTGTCATTTAAAATGACCAGCACCTACCGGGCTATATGATCTTGTTTACTGATTCATAAACAAACAATGTTTTTCCTAGATCGCAGTCAACAACAAACCGAGAGCCATCAGCTGCCTGTGTAGTAAGACAGAGCACCAGAAGTGAAGATCACAGTTTAtaacatttaattaatttaaactgAAAACTATTAAGTCAGAGCTGACCAAAGGCTCTCAGTAGCACAAAATAAGATTGGATTTGTGGTGGGAACACACCAGAACCCCTTGTAAGAACCCCatagtagtaataatagtaGTTCAGAAGCTTTTCTTTGTgcccttaaacctgcatttctTGATTTTTGGCTGCTTGGGGGCAgtacaacaaacaaaacactgacatattatcacctaTAAGCTGATATAGtgaacattatcattcattttaagtcatgtttgtgtccacctgatgaatgtaagtccaatattcactttcCTTTTAGTTCTGTTTTTACGCTCCACCAACTCCTTAGCTTACTCTTTAGCTTCTAAATTCTCCACTAGGTttaccagctagtcgctaactttacTGAAGGACTCTGAAATGCTCCGTGGAGCTGAGCGGAACTAAGGTTCACATTTTTCTGACCATGACAAATACATTATGTATTCATTATGTAGCTTT from Sander lucioperca isolate FBNREF2018 chromosome 3, SLUC_FBN_1.2, whole genome shotgun sequence harbors:
- the btbd10b gene encoding BTB/POZ domain-containing protein 10 isoform X1 encodes the protein MEARLQSYDSNSSDTENWERNATSRPRKLCKHSSSSQARASQEEAEQRKMSMHGASGGCDRSRDRRRSSDRSRDSSHEREGQLTPCIRNVTSPTRQHNSDRERDGGPSSRPSSPRPQRVSPSGSSSSGVVSSRNSSLSSIEGTFKSLGVGDMVFVYENPKEGAAGATVGNRNIRTSERVTLIVDNTRFVVDPSIFTAQPNTMLGRMFGSGREHNFTRPNEKGEYEVAEGISSTVFRAILDYYKSGIIRCPDGISIPELREACDYLCISFDYSTIKCRDLSALMHELSNDGARRQFEFYLEEMVLPLMVASAQSGERECHIVVLTDDDVVDWDEEYPPQMGEEYSQIIYSTKLYRFFKYIENRDVAKSVLKERGLKKIRLGIEGYPTYKEKVKKRPGGRPEVIYNYVQRPFIRMSWEKEEGKSRHVDFQCVKSKSITNLAAAAADIPQDQLVMHPGPQVDELDILPNHPPSANHYSNNYSNEPDPDAPSPAV
- the btbd10b gene encoding BTB/POZ domain-containing protein 10 isoform X2, translated to MEARLQSYDSNSSDTENWERNATSRPRKLCKHSSSQARASQEEAEQRKMSMHGASGGCDRSRDRRRSSDRSRDSSHEREGQLTPCIRNVTSPTRQHNSDRERDGGPSSRPSSPRPQRVSPSGSSSSGVVSSRNSSLSSIEGTFKSLGVGDMVFVYENPKEGAAGATVGNRNIRTSERVTLIVDNTRFVVDPSIFTAQPNTMLGRMFGSGREHNFTRPNEKGEYEVAEGISSTVFRAILDYYKSGIIRCPDGISIPELREACDYLCISFDYSTIKCRDLSALMHELSNDGARRQFEFYLEEMVLPLMVASAQSGERECHIVVLTDDDVVDWDEEYPPQMGEEYSQIIYSTKLYRFFKYIENRDVAKSVLKERGLKKIRLGIEGYPTYKEKVKKRPGGRPEVIYNYVQRPFIRMSWEKEEGKSRHVDFQCVKSKSITNLAAAAADIPQDQLVMHPGPQVDELDILPNHPPSANHYSNNYSNEPDPDAPSPAV
- the btbd10b gene encoding BTB/POZ domain-containing protein 10 isoform X3; the encoded protein is MSMHGASGGCDRSRDRRRSSDRSRDSSHEREGQLTPCIRNVTSPTRQHNSDRERDGGPSSRPSSPRPQRVSPSGSSSSGVVSSRNSSLSSIEGTFKSLGVGDMVFVYENPKEGAAGATVGNRNIRTSERVTLIVDNTRFVVDPSIFTAQPNTMLGRMFGSGREHNFTRPNEKGEYEVAEGISSTVFRAILDYYKSGIIRCPDGISIPELREACDYLCISFDYSTIKCRDLSALMHELSNDGARRQFEFYLEEMVLPLMVASAQSGERECHIVVLTDDDVVDWDEEYPPQMGEEYSQIIYSTKLYRFFKYIENRDVAKSVLKERGLKKIRLGIEGYPTYKEKVKKRPGGRPEVIYNYVQRPFIRMSWEKEEGKSRHVDFQCVKSKSITNLAAAAADIPQDQLVMHPGPQVDELDILPNHPPSANHYSNNYSNEPDPDAPSPAV